A genomic region of Pseudomonas sp. MPC6 contains the following coding sequences:
- a CDS encoding DUF1302 family protein, giving the protein MFTRNTVAHHSGNLIGSRCLLATAITIASATAGAAPTIELGENTTLDSSLTVNYTASMRTAKQANQYLNDPNNDDGTRNFKRGSLINNRLSLFGELQLKHDNLGAVLRGSQFYDDVYNQKNANDSPLTVNKTGHNDGFSDETRRLSGSMARLLDAYVYGNFDVGETQYLSLKAGRHLVAWGESLFWPNISQGQAPVDATKFNVPGTEAKDSYLPVGQVSGSWSLNENLALVGYYQYEWEKTQLNPVGDYFGSDTFGPGAEFYRLGSGAVDRLPNGLAVGYAGEKDASDSGQWGLGVRYRITENTEVGLFHYRYNERIGSMFFDFTGTTQYSSLKGIGHDGTAPSYRLGYFEDVKLTGISFTSKVGDSVQYAGDLSYRDGASVYLNNGAPTTGQIWQGNLNAMYILGPSLLAHQTTFMGEVVHQRIDGVDSLTITGGGVGVDGTFDTFESKTQTRGSTLLGIGAYMDYPSIATGLDLSTKVVWTQNVDGSAYQGLGRDEKRLTVGGDFKYLGNFQIGMTYVAYLSSPDAAQGRLLADRDYLSLNAKYTF; this is encoded by the coding sequence ATGTTTACGCGAAACACTGTCGCGCACCATTCGGGGAACCTGATCGGGAGCCGCTGCCTGTTGGCAACGGCGATCACCATCGCCAGTGCCACAGCCGGCGCCGCACCCACTATCGAACTGGGGGAAAACACCACCCTGGATTCGTCGCTGACGGTCAACTACACCGCTTCCATGCGTACCGCCAAGCAGGCCAATCAATACCTCAACGACCCGAACAACGACGACGGCACGCGCAACTTCAAGCGTGGCTCGTTGATCAACAACCGCCTCAGCCTGTTCGGCGAATTGCAGCTCAAGCACGACAACCTCGGTGCGGTGTTGCGCGGCAGTCAGTTCTACGATGATGTCTACAACCAGAAAAACGCCAATGACTCGCCGCTGACGGTGAACAAGACCGGCCACAACGATGGCTTCAGCGACGAAACCCGCAGGCTCAGTGGCAGCATGGCGCGGCTGCTCGATGCGTATGTATATGGCAATTTCGATGTCGGCGAGACTCAGTACCTGTCGCTCAAGGCCGGGCGGCACCTGGTGGCCTGGGGCGAGAGCCTGTTCTGGCCCAACATCAGCCAGGGCCAGGCCCCGGTGGACGCCACCAAGTTCAACGTGCCGGGTACCGAGGCCAAGGACTCGTACCTGCCGGTAGGGCAGGTGTCCGGTTCGTGGTCGCTGAATGAAAACCTGGCGCTGGTGGGCTACTACCAGTACGAGTGGGAAAAGACCCAGCTCAACCCGGTGGGCGACTACTTCGGCAGCGATACCTTTGGTCCCGGCGCCGAGTTCTATCGCCTGGGCAGCGGTGCGGTCGACCGCCTGCCCAATGGTCTGGCGGTCGGTTATGCCGGTGAAAAAGACGCCAGCGACAGCGGCCAATGGGGCCTGGGCGTGCGCTACCGGATCACCGAAAACACCGAAGTGGGGCTGTTCCATTACCGCTATAACGAGCGCATCGGCTCGATGTTCTTCGACTTCACCGGCACCACCCAATACTCCTCGCTCAAGGGCATCGGCCATGACGGCACCGCGCCGTCCTATCGCCTGGGTTACTTCGAAGACGTCAAGCTGACGGGCATCAGTTTCACCTCCAAGGTTGGCGACTCGGTGCAGTACGCCGGTGACCTGAGCTACCGCGATGGCGCGTCGGTCTACCTGAACAACGGCGCGCCCACCACCGGGCAGATCTGGCAAGGCAACCTCAACGCCATGTACATCCTGGGCCCAAGCCTGCTCGCCCATCAGACCACCTTCATGGGCGAAGTGGTGCATCAACGCATCGACGGGGTGGACAGCCTGACGATCACTGGCGGCGGGGTCGGCGTGGACGGCACCTTCGACACGTTCGAGTCGAAGACCCAGACCCGCGGTTCGACCCTGCTGGGCATTGGCGCCTACATGGATTACCCGTCCATTGCCACGGGCCTGGACCTGAGCACCAAAGTGGTCTGGACGCAGAACGTCGATGGCAGCGCCTATCAAGGCCTGGGCCGTGACGAGAAGCGCCTGACCGTGGGTGGCGATTTCAAGTACCTGGGCAACTTCCAGATCGGCATGACTTATGTCGCCTACCTGAGCTCGCCGGATGCCGCCCAGGGCCGACTGCTGGCTGACCGCGATTACCTGTCGCTCAACGCCAAGTACACCTTCTGA
- a CDS encoding FadD3 family acyl-CoA ligase has product MNQSLKLSLPLSEVPTNIARLVFQSAERFAGRTAIEDNGQCTDYAELPERVMGFARGLMALGIQAGDRVGVWAPNSGDWILAALGIQCAGAVLVPINTRMKGLEAADVLERSGCRLLFVQQRFLDVDYPALLAPHRPVGLEHLVIIEGDTPERSSDLTLEQFLGGAASVDAEGAKRRALAVDPEAMCDLLFTSGTTGKPKGVMSGHGQNLRAFSEYVKVIGLVPGDRYLIVNPFFHAFGYKAGWLTCLIGGATILPHAVFDAEQVFQRIARERISVLPGAPTLYLSLLAHPRLKQTDLSSLRIAVTGSASIPPSLIERMRNELGFAVVTTAYGLTECGGLATICDPRDSAQVIAGTSGRPIAGTEVSIRDPDNQALDAGLTGEICLRGFHIMQGYFQNPEATREAIDAEGWLHTGDVGRLDEAGNLIITDRLKDMFIVGGFNCYPAEIEAALIRHPAIAQVAVIGIADERMGEVGCACVVLREGEALDQAQLIAWSREQMANYKVPRQVRFFSALPLNPSSKVAKNELRALVASTAQA; this is encoded by the coding sequence ATGAACCAGAGCCTGAAGTTATCCCTGCCGCTGAGCGAAGTGCCCACCAACATTGCCCGGTTGGTGTTCCAGAGTGCCGAACGTTTTGCCGGTCGCACGGCCATCGAAGACAACGGGCAGTGCACCGATTACGCCGAGCTGCCGGAACGGGTCATGGGCTTTGCCCGGGGCTTGATGGCGCTGGGCATTCAGGCCGGCGACCGGGTCGGTGTGTGGGCGCCAAACAGCGGTGACTGGATCCTCGCGGCATTGGGCATTCAATGCGCCGGCGCGGTGCTGGTGCCGATCAACACGCGCATGAAGGGCCTGGAGGCCGCCGATGTGCTGGAACGCAGCGGCTGCCGGCTGTTGTTTGTCCAGCAGCGTTTTCTCGACGTCGACTACCCGGCGCTGCTCGCGCCCCATCGACCGGTCGGCCTCGAACACCTGGTGATCATCGAGGGCGATACTCCCGAGCGGTCTTCGGACCTGACCCTTGAACAGTTCCTGGGCGGTGCCGCGAGCGTCGACGCCGAGGGTGCCAAACGCCGTGCATTGGCGGTCGACCCCGAGGCCATGTGCGACCTGTTGTTCACCTCCGGCACCACCGGCAAACCCAAGGGCGTGATGAGCGGCCATGGGCAGAACCTGCGGGCCTTCAGCGAATACGTCAAGGTCATCGGCCTGGTGCCGGGCGACCGCTACCTGATCGTCAATCCGTTCTTCCACGCCTTTGGCTACAAAGCCGGTTGGCTGACGTGCCTGATCGGCGGGGCGACCATCCTGCCCCACGCGGTGTTCGACGCAGAACAAGTCTTCCAGCGCATTGCCCGGGAGCGTATCAGCGTCTTGCCCGGCGCGCCGACCCTGTACCTGTCGCTGCTGGCTCACCCGCGACTCAAGCAGACCGACCTGTCGAGCCTGCGCATTGCGGTCACCGGTTCGGCCAGCATTCCACCGAGCCTGATCGAGCGCATGCGCAACGAGTTGGGATTTGCCGTGGTCACTACCGCCTACGGCCTGACCGAGTGCGGCGGGCTGGCGACGATCTGCGATCCCCGGGACTCGGCGCAGGTGATCGCCGGCACCAGCGGACGGCCGATTGCCGGGACCGAAGTGAGCATTCGCGACCCGGACAACCAGGCACTGGACGCCGGGCTTACCGGTGAGATCTGCCTGCGTGGCTTCCACATCATGCAGGGCTATTTCCAGAACCCCGAAGCGACCCGCGAAGCGATCGACGCCGAAGGCTGGCTGCACACCGGCGATGTCGGGCGCCTGGACGAGGCGGGCAACCTGATCATCACCGACCGCCTGAAGGACATGTTCATCGTTGGCGGTTTCAACTGCTACCCGGCGGAAATCGAAGCGGCGCTGATCAGGCATCCGGCAATTGCCCAGGTGGCGGTGATCGGCATCGCCGATGAACGCATGGGCGAGGTCGGATGTGCCTGCGTGGTGCTGCGCGAAGGTGAAGCACTTGACCAGGCGCAACTGATCGCCTGGAGCCGTGAGCAGATGGCCAATTACAAGGTGCCGCGCCAGGTGCGCTTCTTCAGCGCCTTGCCACTCAATCCGTCGAGCAAGGTGGCGAAAAACGAATTGCGGGCACTGGTGGCCAGCACCGCTCAGGCATAA
- a CDS encoding ferredoxin--NADP reductase, protein MNNYLALRVARVIEETADARSLVFDVPEHLSEHFRYQPGQFLTLRVPFEDGWLPRCYSLSSTPLLGEPLRVTVKRVRDGRASNWLCGELQAGQTLEVLPPAGVFVPRSLDDDLLLFGGGSGVTPVLSILRSALLAGHGRILLIYANRDEASVIFRDELKALASAHPQRLQIVHWLDSVQGIPTVEQLAELARPFTDAQAFICGPGPFMDAAVSALKSLGLPGGRVHVERFVSLPGEGELPLAVSSEAAMAAQLSVRLDGEDHSLACDSGETVLAAMERAGLKPPSACRVGGCASCMCTLDSGEIELLHNDALDSDELAEGWILACQAVPTSAHLRIRFPE, encoded by the coding sequence ATGAACAATTATCTTGCCCTGCGCGTGGCGCGAGTGATCGAGGAAACCGCTGATGCGCGTTCCCTGGTGTTCGACGTGCCGGAGCATTTGAGCGAACACTTTCGTTATCAACCCGGCCAGTTCCTGACCTTGCGGGTGCCCTTCGAGGACGGCTGGTTGCCGCGCTGTTATTCGTTGTCGAGCACGCCGTTGCTCGGCGAACCCCTGCGAGTGACGGTCAAGCGCGTGCGTGACGGCCGGGCCTCGAACTGGCTCTGCGGCGAGTTGCAGGCCGGTCAAACCCTGGAGGTGCTGCCGCCCGCCGGGGTGTTTGTGCCGCGCAGTCTGGACGATGACCTGCTGCTGTTCGGCGGGGGCAGCGGCGTAACGCCGGTGCTTTCAATCCTGCGCTCGGCGCTGTTGGCCGGCCACGGCAGGATTCTGTTGATCTACGCCAACCGCGATGAAGCCTCGGTGATTTTTCGCGACGAACTCAAGGCCCTGGCCAGCGCGCACCCGCAACGTCTGCAGATTGTCCACTGGCTCGATTCGGTGCAGGGCATTCCGACCGTCGAGCAATTGGCGGAGCTGGCGCGTCCGTTCACAGACGCCCAGGCCTTTATCTGTGGCCCGGGACCGTTCATGGATGCAGCGGTCAGTGCGCTGAAAAGCCTGGGCCTGCCTGGCGGGCGGGTCCATGTCGAACGCTTTGTCTCGTTGCCCGGCGAAGGCGAACTGCCCCTGGCGGTCAGCAGTGAAGCGGCGATGGCGGCGCAGCTGTCGGTGCGCCTGGATGGCGAGGATCACAGCCTGGCTTGCGACAGCGGCGAAACCGTGCTGGCCGCGATGGAGCGTGCCGGCCTCAAGCCCCCCAGCGCCTGCCGGGTGGGAGGCTGCGCCTCGTGCATGTGCACGCTGGACAGTGGCGAGATCGAGCTGCTGCACAACGATGCGCTGGACAGCGATGAGCTGGCCGAAGGCTGGATCCTGGCCTGCCAGGCCGTGCCGACGAGCGCCCACTTGCGTATCCGATTTCCCGAATGA
- a CDS encoding acyl-CoA dehydrogenase family protein, producing the protein MHSMREKTQDERDLLERARSLVPALKARTAQADKDQKVPVETIAELQSAGLLRALQPRAFGGYEVDPRTFFEIQTILAEGCMSTAWIYGVMGVHPWQLARYPIEAQREVWADDHSTLICSTYMPAAKVTVVEGGYRISGRWGFSSGSEHCQWVLLGGILPPDGELAAEHGTFLLPQRDYLIEHNWDVLGLRGTGSHNIVVEDVFVPAHRVQRTNNWTLEATPGRLVNTNPIYAIPFAQVFSRAVSTSAIGALQGAINEFRDNAAKHIGKHGARTADDPVAQTAVAEAMITVDSLRLVLERNYEHLMSLARAGEYPDTETRLLYRYQSAYVTNICAERANDLLRSMAASGLYNTNPVARLFRDLHQARGHIANNYMAYGRSYGAVMLGLPNPDPYV; encoded by the coding sequence CGCACGGCGCAGGCCGACAAGGATCAGAAGGTACCGGTGGAGACCATCGCCGAGTTGCAATCCGCCGGCTTGCTGCGGGCCTTGCAGCCACGGGCGTTCGGTGGCTATGAAGTGGACCCGCGGACCTTTTTCGAAATCCAGACCATCCTCGCCGAGGGTTGCATGTCCACGGCCTGGATCTATGGCGTGATGGGGGTTCACCCCTGGCAGCTGGCACGTTATCCAATCGAAGCGCAGCGTGAAGTCTGGGCGGATGACCACAGCACGTTGATCTGCTCGACTTATATGCCGGCGGCCAAGGTCACGGTAGTGGAAGGCGGCTACCGGATCAGCGGGCGCTGGGGTTTCTCCAGCGGCAGCGAGCACTGCCAATGGGTGCTGTTGGGCGGCATCCTGCCACCCGATGGCGAACTGGCCGCCGAGCACGGCACCTTCCTGCTGCCACAACGCGACTATCTGATCGAGCACAATTGGGACGTGCTGGGCCTGCGGGGCACCGGCAGTCATAACATCGTGGTCGAGGATGTGTTCGTCCCGGCCCATCGCGTGCAACGCACCAATAACTGGACCCTTGAAGCGACGCCCGGGCGCCTGGTCAACACCAACCCGATCTACGCGATCCCCTTCGCCCAGGTGTTCTCGCGCGCTGTCTCGACCTCGGCCATCGGTGCCCTGCAAGGCGCGATCAACGAGTTCCGCGACAACGCCGCCAAACACATCGGCAAGCACGGCGCCCGTACCGCTGACGATCCGGTGGCGCAAACCGCTGTTGCCGAGGCGATGATCACCGTCGACAGCCTGCGCCTGGTGCTGGAGCGCAACTACGAGCACCTGATGAGCCTGGCCCGTGCCGGCGAATACCCGGACACCGAGACCCGCCTGTTGTATCGCTACCAGTCGGCCTATGTGACCAACATCTGCGCCGAGCGGGCCAACGATCTGCTGCGCAGCATGGCCGCCTCGGGTTTGTACAACACCAACCCGGTGGCGCGGCTGTTCCGCGACCTGCATCAGGCGCGTGGGCACATCGCCAACAACTACATGGCCTACGGACGCAGCTACGGCGCGGTGATGCTGGGCCTGCCCAACCCGGACCCGTACGTCTGA